TTAATGTAAAATCCTTAACAAAATGTCACCATGGGTACATTCTgctgacagggggggggggggctcccctTGACAGGTTGGTAGACTCTGGGCTGGGGAAAACacatccatgcccccccccccatccgtgCTCAAGAGGCTTCAGCAGGTTCTACAATGATGCTGGTGCAGAGACTCTCACATCACAGGGTGAAATCAAGCCACATGACCTTATAGAAAGCCTACAGTAGGGCAAATGGCTAACACTTGTTTCTGGAGCGCTGAGTCATTCCTAACTGCCATGCTCAAGGTCACTTCCCCTGAGTTTCTCATCATAGTCTTTCAATCCTTTCCATGTATGCAGTGCAAGCAATTAAGTATGTTGTAGCCTACATTCATGCTTTCCTTTCATATAAGAGAAAACACAAGTCTGCAAAAAAGAATCTCTGGTTATTATCAGAGTCTTGCTTTGGTCAATATGAAACTAGATTTTTTATTGAGTGGTTATTTCCATTTGCACATTCCTACCTTGTGTGATGCTACCACGAGAAACAAAAACCGCAGTGAATGGCTTTCTTATTGAAGTACAGAACCAAAGCTTGTGGGATTATGTCTCAAGGACATCTTGCATCTTATGCTACAGTACTTACATTGAACCGGCTCAGTAACTATAGGCTATACATTTGACGtcgtaatatatatttttaacacACTGAATAAATCACGAATGAATCTGCACATTGCATAAATCTGCCACAAGAGTTTGAGTCTAGACTGCATCTTTGATAAAAACTGTAAAGCAGCTCATCAAGGTAGATGATTTACAAATCACAGGCCTTATCTGCCAGTATCACTGACCCTAGATGCAAGTAATGAATGAAAATTGATTCATACCAAGTAATATTAAGAAAACTACTTCGAATTGAAATATTGTTACAAATCTTTTCTTTTCAAAAAATGCAGTCTGTAATAAGACCACCTTAATGCCCTGATGTGAgaaattcaagattcaaaaaTATTATTTGTCACATTCATGAATGTAGTGGTACACCAACAGTGAAATAAAATTGCCATGGCTCCAGACTGAGAAACCAAGAGAGTAGAAGtataagaaaatgaaataatgtaagttaacatgcatccatccatccatcttccagcagcTTATGCTTGTCAGGGTCACAGGagttaataaaacacaatcaaGGGTGTAGAAAGTTTGGGTCCTGACGAAGTGTCACCTTGGTCTGCCCAAAAGTATAATGTATCATTGATCTGTTCACTATCAGAACTGAGGAGACCACTTTTATTTGGTTGTCGTTTGAATGCAGCCTCTATAATGCCATCTTTAAGGTTTACCATGATTTTAACAAGTAATAACTTCCCTTTTATCCAGGTGAGGGCTGCATAAAAAAActtcataaataaaaataacttcaAGTCACTCTTTCTTCTTAATGAAAACTAATTTTACAATTGAACCTCATGTCTGCGAAGAGATGCATTCTAGTGTATTACAGACAACCCATCAAATAATGCAAGAATATCCTTAGTTTTTCAGACATTGACTGTGTATTTCACATTATAAACTGTCCatcaggaaaaagaaaaaataaaacacataaaatgatATCAAGTAAaatgtaagtaaataaaatgcattatatactATGCTGGAGACACATCATAAATTACATTTAGGAAGAAACAGGTAAATAATTCATAGCATGAATTATTAAGAGGATGGGGTATTTATGGCAATATGAAATGTAATCATTTGTACTGCCTGCTATATGAGTTTGTGTCATATCTCTTTTCTCAAGTAATTTACCAGACTACATTTATAGGAATTGCGAGCATGAGGAAAAGCTGAAATAGTTATAGATGGAAAACCCAAAGCCTGGCTTGTAAATTGTTTGAAAACTATCCTTGACACTTACTCAAAATAtcagaagcatttcctactccATTCTTACCCATAACAAAGTAGTAATTGTACTTCTCTGGGTGCTATGTTTGTTCAGCCAGCAGTACTGATGCCTCACACCACTGAGGTTCTCTCGAAagtcctctggtttcctccatcAACCCAATGATGCTCTCAATTTAACGTAACTTAATCAGCAACCCTCACTGAATAAGTGCACTCTCGGAAAAAAgggtaccaatttgtacctttgcttgaaACTGAtgctgtaccctcaaggatcTGCCAATTCTTctcttagctgtaggtaattgcaCCATTTAAGTTACAGAAAAGGACTCTGATACATTTTTGTGCCATTAGAAGTTCATTACAGTTGTTTGTGCCTTGGGTATGTACCTCATAGTCcttttctgtaccttaaaaggtaagGGTACAATTAgaagacccttgagggtacagccccagtgacaagcaaaggtacaaattggtatcCTTTTTTCCGAGAGTATGGTCAGTGAGAAATGTCTGATTATTTTCCACAAAACTCCACCACTGTATCTCATAATGATCGCCGTGACGACATTCTGAAGAGCAAACTGTTGATTCTGTGCAGTGTGCAGAATAGTAACTGTGACTCTGACGCACATAGTACTTTCGTGACTATATTTATGTGAAATGATCACATGATCACAAATACATACGGTTAGAACGACTGAAGAATAGGAGTGCAATATTCGTGAACTAACTGGGTCAGAACAAGTGTCATGTTGAATCATTTGAAATAGTGCCCTGGTTACCTATAGCATGCATATGCAAACTGAGACCTTCACCTCACTTCCGCAGGATTAGAAAGTCAGCCCCAGGCACATTTCTGAGCATTTTCCCTAAACTAAGCAGtgcgtggctcagtgggctgtgcCTCTGATCGGAAGTGTGTCAGTTCAGACCCGGCCTCGGCTCGTccttgggcctttgagcaatgcccttaaccccccctgctccctgtgtcacggatccgggcggctcgggtgcgagaacgaggcatagtgcacaaaaagggtggacgacccactggcggctccgaGAACaaaaaatggggtttattaaataaaacagaaaacactacaaacacaacaaaaccgaaaggaccacgagggtcacaaactaaaggggataaataaagactaaataacaaaaactgggcAGGTGAGCAAAATACACACATCACACAAACTTCTCAATACAAATCAAACACAATCAATacaaaccaacactagggaattaaacaggtaaagacacaagcaggggcacaaggaacaaaacgaccaactacaaaatcagacacaagaactagagaaactcaaatgaaacactagggagcagaggaggtgggattcaaacacaggacagaagggcaCACAGAGAACCACATGcgcaacacattgagccacatgaccagacaggtaacacaGGAGAACAAAGAgtaacataaagaacgggatgaccagcaaacACCTTCTGGCCAAAAGGGAAGGAACacagaaggaccacaacaggggctgaccctgacgcCCTGGGCACGGCTACAGGTGGGTGCCCTTCGCAACCGAGCTTGTACCTGTAGATGGCAAGATgggaggcaaaaagagaatcTCCACACGGGGATCTGTAAAAtgtaatcattattattaaaacttaTTAAGAGCATAGGTGTCTATTTTTCCAAAAAGGGCTATAATTTCACTAGACAGTCAAATAACATAAGGAAACACCAAGACTTGTCACTAAATTCATTATGGCATATTTAGCAGACCGTATTTATTGATGTGCCCAATATAGCATATacaaaaaacaagaataaaacacttttagtataatacacatatatgttgtaaaatacatttacttttCGATTAAGTTAAATTCTCAAAATTGACGAGCACttaatcacaatatttttttatgatcGATGACTGAAAAGTATGCTTCAGTATCCTTGCAATAATTACAAAAATTACCACTATTGAAATCTCGTTTTTAGGACGCATGAACAGTAATGCTCCAATTTAAATGCAAGAGTAGCAGAAAACTGTACAGGCAATCACTTCAGTGCACACCGCAATAGTCAACAGGTGAGACACcgcaaagtaaaaaaaaaaaaaatggggaaaaatcAGTTTACCTAAAAGTTTCGATAAACGTCATTATGGGGGCCGTGATTTCCCTGAGAGAGACCGGGTGTATTTAAAGGGCTGAAATAGTGAGCTGCACTGTACTAAACGCAATCTTCTGTACATCCGACGGCGGGCGCAAAACCGCAAAGACCAGAACTTACGGCGATGCAGACTGTGGTGCTGACGTCAGTGGCTGTGCTCGCGGCGCTGTGCAGTCAGTGCCTCGGGGAATCACCGGGAGTTAAGTGCTTCAAGCACAACGTGTCGGACAAGATGCTTGAACAGCTCTCAACAGCTGTTCATCATGTGAAGAACTCTCTTCCAGTGAGTAAAAAATCAATACCATGGGCTGCTGGAATGTTTGCATGTGATGATTCATTGCAtcttttcttgttttaattaaaattcgcCTTCGTTGCAGAGAGATGACAATAAGCACAAGAAACTTCTACCAAAATTTACAGGTACTTTGCAGGTAAGAACATTTGGACTTTAAAAATTCTTTTAACTTTTATGAATTAATAGACCTATATACTTTAAAGAATGTTTGCAATGGTACATAATGTCTTACGGTTCTCATATACAGAGTTGTAATGTAATTCACCAATCCACTTATTTTCCCTGCAGAAACCAAAGGGATTATCACTTATAAAGGAGATGTTGAACTTTTACTTGAATGACGTGTTCAGCAATGAGTCACTGAACACCAGGGACAATGAGAAAATACAGATTATTCTGTCGAGGATGGTAAACGAAGTTAACCAGTGTGTGAGTATTCATTTTTGTGTTCTGAGGTGTATGTTTTGTAACAATTAATTAGCCTTCATATTATGGTAAAGACACCAGCCAGGACAAATAATTAATGGCAATACAGTCATAAGTAACAGTCGTTAGCAGTGACCACAAAACAATGTACTCACTGTAAATTGAACGAGCACACATTCTaaattatatttgaaaatgaCTTTGAATATTCAGTCTGATTTATTTTCACGTGTTTTAAACTGCAGCTGAGAATGCATCGCAGTTTCCTCTCCTCAAAAGACCGAGATAAGATTCATCAAATGAAACAAACATTTAATCAGGTAAATaatggttttgttcattttatgCAGTATAATTGCTGTGATGATGGAGCACAGCTCGAAAGGTCGGCATTGCTCAGTCTTACTCTTTACTCTGTCAATAGCCCAGAAACCAGAAGATCCTCACTGAATTCAGTTATGTCTAACATCCCATTAActggtgatggcatagtcaaattcttaaaatgcactagttaatatttaatgtcccttgtagaaagaatgtcTCGAATTTCTTgttaataaaggtactcaaatttatttgttagcaaagaataatgagtgtatttttagtaaattttAAGTGAGTAACGTAAATGTAGATCATGTCAGTTTCCTCAAAAACTTTTAACTGGcagcgtgtgtgtatgtatacacatacacacacacacacacacacacacacacacacacacacattaatcaTGCATTGTACTTTAAAAATACTTCACTTATTGCATTTATATTGCATTTATAAATGCAGTTCCCAGTAATCAAATGGTAAGTGGTTACTGGGTAGCCTATTAATCATATAAATAGTGCAAATGCAGCCCATGCCAACCATGCCCATGCCAACCAGTCACATCCCTGTTGTTTTTTGGCAGCTTAAGGCAAACGGAATGAAAAAGGCCATAGGAGAGTTTAAGACCGTCCTGGTCTGGATACACATCTACAGGCACCACACAGGAAAGTCCAGAAGGAAAAGGCAGTGAGGACCATCGGTGGCAGTGCGTGGTGCAGGCTGCGACAAACGCCTGCACCATGCAGTCGGTGCTTTGATCGTATCAATAACCTCCATTTGGAAACCAAGGACATCAACCCTCTACAATTCACTTCCTTCCAGACATGGTGCTGAACTGCCAAAATGATTTTCTGTCAAAAGCACAATTTCAGAGTATTTTTCAAttatttatgaaaatatttattgaGACAAATAGATACAAGGGAAACCCTATAAAATGGAAGCTACCTCAACATGACAACGAAACAAGCCAAACACCATCGTCGGTTAAGACACAGCAGAGCCGGATCTTGAGCTGGATTTGGTGATCATCTATCTTCTAAGCGCTTATCATCCTCAGGGACATTGGGGACCTGGAGCTCATGCCAGGCAGCATAAGGCAGAATGCTGGAGTACACGCTGGACAGGAAGCCTCACTGGACAAGTacaccctcacacacagagttatactctatggacaatttagagatgAAAATTAGACTGTGAGAATACCCACCACAAAtccagggagaacatgcagactccacaaaaacagagaagcaggatttgaacccccgACATTGGAGGCAACGGCCCAGGCCACAGTCATCATGCTGGCCCTGGGGTACCATCAGTGCTTATCCCAGAGAGCATCATTCACCTCAGGCTCTGTGCTTCCCTGCTGGCTACAGGCTCACTGGATAAGGGGTTATAGAggagaaatggatggatggatggataaatggatggatagatgcaaTAATGtctgattatttaaatataaaatggtttttaaaaacaaatttgatATAATTGAAATATGTTAAATGGATTTCTAATATTCATCATCCAGATGTTTCTTGATGTATTATGTAGCAAAAACTATTTTCAAATGAAGTAATTTTTTTCAAAGTATCTTAATATAtagtaataatttattttttaatttctttaagtTTAATATATTAGACTACTGTTGTActtcatcatttatttttttaaacatatttaatcTTATTTATTGGTACCTTTTTAATGTTCCATGAATTAATTCAATACAACTTAATATATTCTAAATTCATATAGAGTTTACGCAGGACGGTAATTGGAGGTTGTTATAACAATAAAAGGTAGCTTTAAATCTGAGATAAAAACTGTTCAAAATTGATTAATAACTTAAGATTTGCCTGATTTGAGATATCCAAACTGACAcaaataaaatactttaaattaagaaaaatatataaccTTTGTCATTTGACTGAAAACTACAAACTATGACCAGTGAAGTGAAAAGATGGAAGGTTTTACTACATTGTTCCAGATTTTGTGCATTTGTTTGAATCAGACTCCCTCCAGTGGCAAAAGTCAATTATTCACACAAATAGgaaagtgaaagtaaaagtcttaaaatGGATTAGTACGTATTGTATTAGAGGCCCTGtttacacttggttttaaaattCATCTTCGGCAGTCAGATCACAAGTTGACACCTTGCTATTTACACCTGCGTCTATCATGTATCTCCAAGGTGTCCAGCGGACCACCTGCACTCAGATATCATTAACATTCCGCGCAAAGCATCAGGACACTTTAGCGATTACACTACAAAAAATCTGTGATCAAACGTGTCCCAGAACATCTTGGCAAGTGGTTTGAATGATTGGATCACAATTCACCTTGGTGGGCGTTTACATTTGTGATCCGATCACCCttgatgcattttaaaaccaagtgtaTACAGGACCAGGAAGTCAAACAATTATAAGCATTTATAATTCAGCAGGCTATATAATTTATCTTTTCTTATTACCATTTTAG
This window of the Paramormyrops kingsleyae isolate MSU_618 chromosome 1, PKINGS_0.4, whole genome shotgun sequence genome carries:
- the il26 gene encoding interleukin-26, which translates into the protein MQTVVLTSVAVLAALCSQCLGESPGVKCFKHNVSDKMLEQLSTAVHHVKNSLPRDDNKHKKLLPKFTGTLQKPKGLSLIKEMLNFYLNDVFSNESLNTRDNEKIQIILSRMVNEVNQCLRMHRSFLSSKDRDKIHQMKQTFNQLKANGMKKAIGEFKTVLVWIHIYRHHTGKSRRKRQ